From a single Miscanthus floridulus cultivar M001 chromosome 8, ASM1932011v1, whole genome shotgun sequence genomic region:
- the LOC136474793 gene encoding inactive TPR repeat-containing thioredoxin TTL3-like, whose amino-acid sequence MVAMTEPLDPPPPTGCAMFGIYSGMFRRRRSASMTSLHRINGASSDAEAEAPNAAPAPANPAHHRKPGVHHDSSSLVRRPNAMPVPAARNGAVARAAAPAANDRSRPITKVANAVGGGPRPAVEPAAEYTGMAAELDKMILDHQRVKGTTQLVRATSGNMMLHRNLGNLNAGGGAPARNSVERSAKATNERKAPNGYAFSGMGNIVKEPRPAAGGGELCRALSHRTDPEKLKEMGNEEYRQGHYSEALALYDQAIMMDARRPAYWSNKAAALAALGRLIEAVGDCKEAVRIDPSYDRAHHRLGGLYLRLGEPDKAIYHFKQSSNESAGADVARAQSVKSRIAKSSDARRLKNWITVLQEAQAAVSDGADCAPQVMALQAEALLRLQRHDDADSLLSSAAAPRFVVDESTKFFGTFGHAYFLIVRAQVDMAAGRFEDAVATAQTAFQLDPSNREVTVVQRRAKAAAAARLRGNDLFKAAKFVEACVAYGEGLDREPGNAVLLCNRAACHAKLGRHEKAVEDCSGALVVRPSYSKARLRRADCNVKLERWEASLRDYQVLIQELPENEDVKKALSEVEAKLKGQRNGGAAARSQH is encoded by the exons ATGGTCGCCATGACGGAGCCGCTCgacccgccgccgccgaccgGCTGCGCCATGTTCGGCATCTACAGCGGCAtgttccgccgccgccgctccgcatCCATGACCTCCCTCCACCGGATCAACGGAGCCTCCTCTGacgccgaggccgaggccccGAACGCGGCGCCGGCACCGGCGAACCCGGCGCATCATCGGAAGCCCGGCGTGCACCACGACTCCTCCTCCCTCGTGCGCCGCCCCAACGCCATGCCCGTGCCGGCGGCGCGGAACGGCGCCGTCGCCCGCGCCGCGGCACCGGCGGCGAACGACAGGAGTAGGCCGATCACCAAGGTGGCGAACGCCGTCGGCGGCGGACCGAGGCCCGCCGTGGAGCCGGCGGCGGAGTACACCGGCATGGCCGCAGAGCTGGACAAGATGATCCTCGACCACCAGAGGGTCAAGGGCACCACGCAGCTCGTGCGCGCCACGTCCGGCAACATGATGCTGCACCGCAACCTCGGCAACCTCAACGCGGGCGGCGGCGCGCCGGCGCGCAACTCCGTGGAGCGCTCCGCCAAGGCGACGAACGAGCGTAAGGCGCCCAACGGGTACGCGTTCTCGGGCATGGGGAACATCGTCAAGGAGCCCAGGCCGGCGGCGGGGGGCGGCGAGCTGTGCCGGGCGCTGTCGCACCGCACGGATCCCGAGAAGCTCAAGGAGATGGGCAACGAGGAGTACCGGCAGGGGCATTACTCGGAGGCGCTGGCGCTCTACGACCAGGCCATCATGATGGACGCGAGGCGGCCGGCGTACTGGAGCAACAAGGCGGCCGCGCTCGCCGCGCTCGGACGGCTCATCGAGGCCGTCGGCGACTGCAAGGAGGCCGTGCGGATCGACCCTTCGTACGATCGCGCTCACCACCGGCTTGGCGGCTTGTACCTCAG ATTAGGAGAACCTGACAAAGCCATCTACCACTTCAAGCAATCTTCCAACGAATCCGCGGGCGCAGACGTTGCCCGTGCGCAGTCGGTGAAGAGCCGCATCGCCAAGAGCAGCGACGCGCGCAGGCTCAAGAACTGGATCACGGTGCTCCAGGAAGCTCAGGCCGCCGTGTCCGACGGCGCCGACTGTGCTCCTCAG GTGATGGCGTTGCAAGCCGAGGCGTTGCTGAGGCTGCAGCGGCACGACGACGCGGACTCGCTTCtcagcagcgccgccgcgccgAGGTTCGTCGTCGACGAGTCGACCAAGTTCTTTGGCACCTTCGGCCACGCCTACTTCCTCATCGTGCGAGCTCAGGTCGACATGGCTGCTGGAAG GTTCGAGGACGCGGTGGCGACGGCGCAGACGGCGTTTCAGCTGGACCCAAGTAACCGGGAGGTGACGGTCGTGCAGAGGAGGGCcaaggcggcggccgcggcgcggcTGCGTGGCAACGACCTCTTCAAGGCCGCCAAGTTCGTGGAGGCGTGCGTCGCGTACGGCGAGGGCCTCGACAGGGAGCCCGGCAACGCCGTGCTGCTCTGCAACCGCGCGGCGTGCCACGCCAAGCTCGGGCGGCACGAGAAGGCCGTCGAGGACTGCAGCGGCGCTCTCGTCGTGCGCCCCTCGTACAGCAAGGCGCGGCTCAGGAGGGCGGACTGCAACGTCAAG CTGGAGAGGTGGGAAGCGTCCTTGAGAGATTACCAGGTCCTGATCCAAGAACTGCCGGAGAATGAGGACGTGAAGAAGGCTCTCTCTGAGGTCGAAGCCAAGCTCAAGGGCCAAAGGAATGGGGGCGCAGCAGCCAGATCTCAGCACTGA